A single genomic interval of Bacillota bacterium harbors:
- a CDS encoding acetate--CoA ligase family protein produces MTDIITFMQKDKNLKPFFEARSVAIIGASPHFHKPNGRPVQSLLSSGYKGKIYPVNPNYRSIGDLVCYPSIKDISNPVELAIVVIPAAGVLPALYQCAEKGVKGAVVITSGFSETGEEGRLLEEEMSELARQSGMRIMGPNCMGMINNLNGLWASFAQLVIQKEQFYERSFSLISQSGFFGAFIYRMAGQDKLAFSHFASVGNQADLDFTDFLAYMVADPDVEIISGYIEGLEDGGRFLAVAREALLRRRPLVVMKVGRTAAGARAASSHTGSLVGMDRIYDAAFKQAGIIRAESLEKFLAAITLFAAKRRPGGPRAAIISTSGGGGVILSDECEEHGLDVVELSAETSRELDKVLPFFASSANPVDLTAQIMTEPDLLLKCFKLVEADPNVDMIIVSLYVSFELARTVTDTMVELYKQVEKPVLAIGYPFGDIAEVEKMLDRMRSVGIPVIKAADNGIWAISRFLEWTKKTKTITQPDNIAPGAERDAALQVFRSLPGNRKYLTEFQASAVLKAYDIDIPDAGLASSSTEAVQIAERIGFPVVLKIQSPDILHKTDVGGLVLDLNNPEEVEDAYHRIRADVALKVPEANLEGVLVQKMLPPGREMIVGVKQDDVFGPIVMFGAGGIFVEVLEDVSFRVAPLTRDDASGMIREIDGYPLLAGVRGDCRADIAAVEEILLKVSRLAMELKDEIEEMDINPLLVFDDGEGVAVADALIVRKINGEE; encoded by the coding sequence GTGACAGACATCATAACATTCATGCAGAAGGACAAGAACCTGAAGCCTTTTTTTGAAGCCCGTTCTGTAGCCATCATAGGTGCCTCCCCCCATTTTCACAAGCCCAACGGACGTCCCGTTCAATCACTCCTTTCCTCGGGTTACAAGGGAAAAATCTACCCGGTGAACCCCAATTATCGATCAATCGGAGATCTGGTATGCTATCCTTCCATAAAAGACATATCCAATCCGGTCGAGCTGGCCATAGTTGTCATACCGGCGGCCGGTGTTCTGCCCGCGTTGTATCAATGTGCAGAAAAGGGCGTCAAGGGAGCGGTAGTTATAACTTCAGGATTTTCGGAAACAGGAGAGGAAGGGCGGCTTCTGGAAGAAGAAATGTCCGAACTGGCTCGTCAATCTGGAATGCGCATCATGGGGCCGAACTGCATGGGGATGATCAACAATTTGAACGGGCTTTGGGCCAGTTTTGCACAATTGGTGATACAGAAAGAACAATTTTACGAACGCAGTTTCAGCTTGATTTCGCAAAGCGGTTTTTTTGGAGCGTTTATATACAGGATGGCGGGGCAGGATAAACTGGCTTTCAGCCATTTTGCCAGTGTCGGTAACCAGGCCGATCTTGATTTTACCGATTTTCTTGCATACATGGTTGCTGATCCGGATGTGGAAATCATAAGCGGCTACATCGAGGGGCTGGAAGATGGGGGCAGGTTTCTGGCTGTTGCACGGGAAGCTTTACTCAGGCGGAGGCCCCTCGTGGTTATGAAAGTTGGACGGACCGCAGCCGGTGCCAGAGCCGCCTCGTCTCATACAGGCTCACTGGTTGGCATGGACAGGATATATGATGCCGCATTCAAGCAAGCCGGCATCATACGTGCGGAATCGCTGGAAAAATTTCTGGCTGCGATCACTCTCTTTGCGGCAAAAAGAAGGCCCGGTGGCCCACGGGCGGCTATTATTTCCACCTCCGGGGGGGGAGGAGTGATTCTTTCCGACGAGTGTGAGGAACATGGTCTGGATGTTGTTGAATTATCAGCGGAAACAAGCCGTGAACTGGACAAAGTATTGCCATTCTTTGCTTCATCGGCCAATCCAGTTGATCTTACGGCTCAGATAATGACGGAGCCTGACCTTCTTTTGAAATGTTTCAAACTGGTAGAAGCTGACCCCAACGTGGACATGATCATTGTCAGTCTGTACGTGAGTTTTGAACTGGCAAGGACCGTAACCGATACCATGGTAGAACTCTATAAACAGGTGGAGAAGCCCGTTCTGGCCATCGGTTATCCCTTCGGGGATATTGCCGAGGTGGAGAAGATGCTGGACCGTATGCGATCGGTTGGCATACCGGTGATCAAGGCGGCAGACAATGGGATCTGGGCGATATCAAGGTTCCTGGAATGGACAAAAAAAACGAAAACAATCACGCAGCCGGACAATATCGCGCCGGGGGCGGAACGCGATGCGGCTCTTCAGGTATTTCGTTCCCTTCCCGGAAACAGAAAATATCTGACCGAGTTCCAGGCGAGTGCCGTTTTAAAGGCTTATGATATCGATATCCCCGATGCGGGCCTGGCTTCTTCTTCCACGGAAGCAGTGCAGATTGCAGAACGCATAGGTTTTCCAGTTGTCTTGAAGATTCAATCTCCCGACATATTGCATAAAACTGATGTCGGAGGACTGGTTCTAGATTTGAACAATCCGGAGGAGGTCGAGGATGCATACCATCGTATCCGTGCTGATGTCGCCCTGAAAGTCCCCGAGGCCAACCTGGAAGGTGTATTGGTGCAAAAAATGCTGCCTCCGGGCAGGGAAATGATCGTTGGCGTGAAACAGGATGATGTTTTTGGGCCGATAGTCATGTTCGGAGCGGGGGGGATTTTCGTGGAGGTTCTCGAGGATGTTTCCTTCAGGGTTGCTCCTCTTACCCGTGATGATGCTTCCGGCATGATCAGGGAAATTGATGGTTACCCGCTTCTGGCCGGCGTTCGTGGCGATTGCCGGGCAGATATTGCGGCTGTGGAGGAAATTCTTTTGAAAGTATCCCGCCTGGCCATGGAGTTGAAAGATGAGATAGAAGAGATGGATATAAACCCCTTGCTGGTTTTTGATGATGGGGAAGGGGTGGCCGTCGCCGATGCATTGATTGTCAGGAAAATCAACGGAGAAGAATAA
- a CDS encoding Na/Pi cotransporter family protein — protein MILTASGGVALFLWGMVTLSDALEDSLAERAKYFMKKITGSIGGGFLVGLAVTVVLQSSSLTTVLVISLVNAKVLTLKEASAIIVGANVGTTVTAHLVSFDLQKMALPLFTVGFLMSLLPVAAIRQWGRITINFSILLLGFNFMVEGLSPLSELDAVREYLKNSGEYIWRGISGGFLITAIVQSSSAVMGMALAMAREGNIGVSTAMAFFIGADIGTCVTALLAAVRTGTNARMAALFHLSFNLFNMLIVLPWFNLFARIASTTSPCLARQLANAHTMYNLWGAFFVLLILHLLFYLTGQVKGNMSRRPS, from the coding sequence GTGATATTGACCGCCTCCGGTGGGGTGGCTCTTTTTTTGTGGGGAATGGTCACCCTGAGCGATGCGCTGGAAGATTCCCTGGCCGAACGGGCAAAATATTTTATGAAAAAAATAACCGGTAGCATCGGTGGTGGCTTTCTGGTCGGGTTGGCTGTAACCGTTGTTTTACAGAGCAGCAGCTTGACCACGGTGCTGGTCATCAGCCTGGTAAACGCCAAAGTTCTTACCCTGAAGGAAGCTTCTGCCATCATTGTCGGGGCAAACGTGGGCACAACAGTTACCGCACATCTTGTTTCTTTCGATCTGCAGAAGATGGCACTGCCGCTTTTTACCGTGGGTTTTTTGATGTCCCTCTTGCCCGTGGCTGCAATACGGCAATGGGGAAGGATAACGATCAATTTTTCCATCCTGTTGCTTGGCTTCAATTTCATGGTGGAGGGATTGTCACCGTTAAGCGAACTGGATGCAGTCAGGGAATATTTGAAGAACTCCGGGGAATATATCTGGAGGGGAATCAGCGGCGGGTTTTTGATCACGGCCATCGTGCAGAGCAGCAGTGCAGTTATGGGCATGGCCCTGGCCATGGCCAGGGAAGGGAACATAGGTGTTTCCACCGCCATGGCTTTTTTTATAGGTGCCGATATAGGAACATGTGTTACAGCTTTGCTGGCGGCCGTTAGAACGGGAACGAACGCCCGGATGGCGGCTTTGTTCCATCTGTCGTTCAATCTGTTCAACATGTTGATCGTACTACCCTGGTTCAATCTTTTTGCAAGGATAGCATCTACTACATCACCATGCCTGGCACGCCAGCTGGCCAATGCCCATACCATGTACAATCTCTGGGGAGCATTTTTTGTACTTTTGATTTTACATCTTTTATTTTACCTCACGGGACAGGTAAAGGGAAATATGAGCAGACGACCATCCTGA
- a CDS encoding dipicolinate synthase subunit B, giving the protein MSLKDLHIGFGLTGSHCTVEQVLPVMKEIASRGAFIYPIITPSFDQGETRFGSASDWKKRIVAISGRPILKTIFDVEPLGPGNILDVLVIAPCTGNTLAKLSRGITDTSVLMAAKAQFRNRKPVVVAISTNDGLGINAISLGYLLNYKNIYLVPFMQDEPYNKPNSLVARMDLLVPTVISALQGKQIQPLLFTPNQ; this is encoded by the coding sequence ATGAGTTTGAAAGATCTTCACATCGGTTTCGGATTGACCGGTTCACACTGCACAGTTGAACAGGTATTGCCTGTAATGAAAGAAATTGCATCCCGCGGTGCATTCATATATCCCATCATTACCCCGTCATTTGACCAGGGGGAAACCCGATTCGGATCGGCGAGTGACTGGAAAAAAAGAATCGTGGCAATTTCCGGCCGACCGATCCTTAAAACAATTTTTGACGTTGAACCGCTGGGGCCGGGTAACATCCTGGATGTTCTCGTCATTGCCCCATGTACGGGTAATACCCTGGCAAAGTTGTCAAGGGGCATCACGGACACATCTGTTCTTATGGCGGCGAAAGCTCAATTTCGCAATCGCAAGCCCGTTGTGGTTGCCATATCAACCAACGATGGCCTGGGTATAAATGCAATCAGTCTTGGCTATCTACTCAATTACAAGAATATTTATCTTGTGCCATTCATGCAGGATGAACCGTACAATAAACCGAATTCACTGGTTGCCCGGATGGATCTTCTTGTTCCTACCGTGATTTCCGCCCTTCAGGGAAAACAGATTCAACCGCTGCTTTTTACCCCGAATCAGTAA
- a CDS encoding DNA translocase FtsK, whose amino-acid sequence MRSKKGLNMEIKSQIRGILMIALAVFCYTGLQFTEQTGTLGQFVNNVLRILAGETAIVIPFIVGVVALRSIIPEKTINMKTRLVGVLLLLLLFTVTYHLDFMLNQVDILDVEEGFLKASFRLGYQHEGGGLVGALFTVILYYCFGEVASYIVIVTLALIGILLIMNVSLTQLFAQIKALGKFLIKAAKFIGKIFKDLYNVLVVGPDMDEIPDKTKNEKTDRELPVQEEEAIVFPHRAAEMSDMDMPPKSEVEKPLYRAEDIAQQKRDTGEIDEYIPAEDKIILDPSGEYNLPSLDLLSKSTGVVDHSQDRHIKERARLLENTLHSFGVGAKVINYESGPTVTRFEVQPEVGVKVSKILNLSDDIALNLAAPVVRIEAPIPGKAALGIEVPNKVISLVHFREVMESSAFQSSLSPLTIALGKDITGVPVITSLERMPHLLIAGATGSGKSVCLNIIICSILFKARPDQVRFLMIDPKMVELNIYNGIPHLIAPVVTDPKKASLALKNMIKEMIKRYDLFAQEGVRDISAYNERVARGQVEADVLPYIVVIIDELADLMLISPSEVEDSIARLAQMSRAAGIHLVIATQRPSVDVLTGVIKANITSRIAFTVSSQVDSRTILDMAGAEKLLGRGDMLFYPVGMVKPLRVQNAFISSKDLKSLTRFIKKQDRDNKYGEEMVFTPMPEDETWDDVDVLFPDAVELVVRTGQASISLLQRRLRIGYTRAARLIDDLEVKGVVGPHEGSKPREVIITPEQASRLYEEFKQKLS is encoded by the coding sequence ATGCGTTCAAAAAAAGGGCTCAACATGGAAATAAAATCGCAGATCAGGGGTATTCTGATGATAGCCCTTGCTGTTTTCTGTTACACAGGCTTGCAGTTCACAGAACAGACGGGAACTTTGGGCCAATTCGTAAACAATGTTCTGCGCATCCTGGCCGGAGAAACAGCGATAGTGATTCCTTTTATTGTCGGGGTTGTGGCACTGCGTTCAATAATTCCCGAAAAAACGATAAATATGAAGACCAGATTGGTGGGGGTTCTACTCCTTTTACTTCTTTTCACAGTCACATACCATCTGGATTTCATGTTGAATCAGGTCGATATTCTGGATGTTGAAGAGGGGTTTTTAAAGGCCAGTTTTCGTCTTGGCTACCAGCATGAAGGGGGAGGCCTGGTCGGCGCACTTTTCACCGTCATCCTCTACTATTGTTTTGGAGAAGTGGCCAGTTACATCGTTATCGTTACCCTGGCCTTGATCGGTATTCTCCTGATCATGAATGTTTCGTTGACGCAGTTGTTTGCACAGATCAAAGCATTGGGAAAATTCCTGATAAAGGCGGCCAAATTTATCGGAAAGATTTTCAAGGATCTGTACAATGTGCTCGTTGTCGGTCCGGATATGGATGAGATTCCCGATAAAACAAAAAACGAAAAGACTGACAGGGAACTTCCGGTCCAGGAGGAAGAGGCAATTGTATTTCCCCATCGCGCCGCTGAAATGAGCGATATGGATATGCCCCCGAAGTCCGAGGTGGAGAAACCTTTGTACCGCGCGGAAGACATCGCTCAACAGAAAAGAGACACCGGGGAAATTGATGAATATATTCCCGCGGAAGATAAAATTATTTTGGATCCATCCGGTGAATACAATCTGCCTTCGTTGGACTTGCTGAGTAAATCTACCGGTGTGGTGGATCACAGCCAGGATCGCCATATCAAAGAAAGGGCACGACTGCTTGAAAATACGCTGCATAGCTTCGGGGTGGGAGCAAAAGTGATCAATTATGAATCCGGCCCCACGGTAACCCGTTTCGAGGTCCAGCCCGAGGTCGGGGTTAAGGTGAGTAAAATACTGAACCTATCAGACGATATCGCTCTGAATCTTGCTGCACCCGTCGTGCGCATCGAGGCTCCCATACCCGGAAAGGCGGCACTGGGTATCGAGGTGCCCAACAAAGTTATTTCGCTGGTTCACTTCAGGGAGGTCATGGAATCTTCGGCTTTTCAAAGTTCGTTATCTCCTTTGACCATTGCACTTGGTAAGGATATCACCGGCGTTCCTGTAATCACCAGCCTCGAGCGGATGCCGCACCTGCTGATTGCCGGGGCTACCGGTTCGGGTAAAAGCGTATGCCTGAACATCATTATTTGCAGCATACTGTTCAAAGCACGTCCCGATCAGGTTCGCTTTCTGATGATCGACCCCAAAATGGTTGAACTCAATATCTACAATGGTATTCCCCACTTGATCGCGCCGGTGGTAACCGACCCCAAAAAGGCATCCCTGGCCTTGAAAAATATGATCAAGGAGATGATCAAGAGATATGATCTGTTTGCCCAGGAAGGAGTAAGGGATATCTCGGCGTACAACGAGAGGGTGGCGCGGGGGCAAGTGGAGGCTGATGTGCTTCCATATATCGTCGTTATCATTGACGAACTGGCCGATTTAATGCTAATATCTCCGTCAGAGGTAGAAGATTCAATTGCCCGCCTCGCCCAGATGTCGCGAGCGGCCGGAATTCACCTGGTTATTGCGACCCAGCGGCCATCGGTAGATGTATTGACCGGAGTTATCAAGGCAAATATTACTTCGCGCATTGCATTTACGGTGTCGTCACAGGTTGACTCAAGAACCATTCTTGATATGGCGGGTGCAGAAAAATTGCTTGGCAGGGGGGATATGCTTTTTTATCCGGTAGGCATGGTCAAGCCGTTGAGGGTACAGAATGCTTTTATCAGTTCCAAGGATCTGAAGTCGCTCACCAGATTTATAAAAAAACAGGATCGGGACAACAAGTATGGTGAGGAAATGGTGTTCACTCCCATGCCGGAAGATGAAACATGGGATGATGTCGATGTTTTGTTTCCGGATGCCGTGGAACTGGTGGTCCGTACCGGACAGGCTTCCATATCATTGCTGCAACGTAGATTGCGTATAGGCTATACTCGTGCCGCGCGCCTGATCGATGACCTTGAAGTTAAAGGAGTGGTTGGCCCACATGAGGGCAGCAAACCACGCGAAGTGATCATCACCCCCGAACAGGCTTCGCGCTTGTATGAAGAATTCAAGCAAAAATTATCTTGA
- a CDS encoding ribonuclease J: MKKQDTLQIIPLGGVGEIGKNMFVVKYGEEILVLDAGLAFPEDEMLGIDIVIPDISYLVENKEWVKGIILTHGHEDHIGAMPYVLSDLPDVPVWGTKLTLGMLKAKFTEFPQFDDLELHEIHPRDRLEITPSLKLEFFRTNHSIPDSVGVIIKTPSGIVVYTSDFKFDQTPVSGLVTDYNQLAKLGRQGVLVMLSDSTNADLPGYTPSEKEVGETLDDIFRVAESRIVIATFASNIHRIQQVVDAAVRYDRKMAITGRSIINSTRIAMELGYLHVPEGFLVELEDLEKMPREKTAVLMTGSQGEPMSALSRISNCEHRDMGIHRGDTVIISASPIPGNEKMVFRTVDNLFKLGAEVFYHQFSGVHVSGHGSEEEIKMMINMVRPRYLIPVHGEYRHMMHHAKIAVKMGMPEENVFLTENGTVMEIVGKKARMLDKVAAGNILVDGLGVGDVGNAVLRDRRILSEDGIVVVTAAVENDRLVAGPEIATRGFVYVRESENLLETARNSVLEYFQVIDDRKKRKDWLVLKGEIRERMSRLFREKTGRRPMIIPVIMEVDRE; this comes from the coding sequence ATGAAGAAACAGGATACGTTGCAGATTATCCCACTGGGCGGGGTGGGGGAAATCGGCAAAAATATGTTTGTGGTCAAGTACGGGGAAGAAATACTGGTCCTGGATGCCGGCCTGGCTTTCCCTGAAGATGAGATGCTCGGTATTGATATTGTCATCCCCGATATTTCTTACCTTGTGGAAAACAAGGAATGGGTCAAAGGAATAATCTTGACCCATGGCCATGAGGACCATATCGGGGCGATGCCCTATGTTCTGTCCGATCTGCCTGATGTCCCGGTCTGGGGAACCAAACTCACCCTGGGAATGTTAAAGGCAAAGTTCACCGAATTTCCGCAATTTGATGACCTTGAATTGCATGAAATTCACCCCAGGGACAGGCTGGAGATCACGCCCAGCCTGAAATTGGAATTTTTCCGTACCAATCACAGTATTCCCGATTCCGTGGGGGTAATCATAAAAACCCCTTCTGGCATCGTGGTCTATACCAGTGATTTCAAATTTGATCAGACACCGGTCAGTGGGTTGGTTACTGATTACAACCAGCTTGCCAAGCTGGGTCGGCAGGGTGTGCTGGTTATGCTTTCGGACAGTACCAACGCTGATTTGCCCGGTTACACGCCTTCTGAAAAGGAGGTGGGTGAAACGTTGGACGATATCTTCAGGGTGGCCGAAAGCCGAATTGTAATTGCCACCTTTGCCTCCAATATTCACAGGATTCAACAGGTCGTGGATGCTGCAGTACGATATGACAGGAAGATGGCCATCACGGGGAGAAGTATCATCAACTCGACCAGGATAGCCATGGAACTGGGGTACCTGCACGTTCCCGAGGGGTTTCTTGTGGAATTGGAAGATCTGGAGAAAATGCCCAGAGAAAAGACAGCTGTACTCATGACCGGCAGCCAGGGGGAGCCGATGTCCGCCCTGTCGAGGATATCGAACTGCGAACACAGGGATATGGGAATCCACCGCGGAGACACGGTGATCATATCTGCATCTCCGATTCCAGGCAACGAGAAGATGGTTTTTCGCACAGTGGACAATCTGTTCAAACTGGGTGCAGAGGTTTTCTATCATCAATTTTCCGGGGTGCATGTATCCGGGCATGGTAGCGAAGAAGAGATAAAAATGATGATCAACATGGTTCGCCCCAGGTACCTTATCCCTGTTCACGGAGAATACAGGCATATGATGCACCATGCCAAGATAGCGGTGAAAATGGGCATGCCCGAAGAAAATGTTTTCCTGACCGAAAACGGAACGGTGATGGAAATTGTTGGAAAGAAGGCCAGGATGCTTGACAAGGTTGCCGCTGGAAATATACTGGTCGACGGGCTGGGGGTAGGCGATGTCGGCAACGCTGTTCTCAGGGATCGTAGAATTCTTTCCGAGGATGGGATCGTTGTCGTGACGGCTGCTGTTGAAAATGATCGCCTCGTAGCTGGCCCCGAGATTGCTACCAGGGGTTTTGTTTACGTACGTGAATCAGAAAATCTTCTTGAAACAGCCCGCAATTCTGTCCTGGAGTATTTTCAGGTGATAGATGATCGTAAAAAACGAAAGGATTGGTTGGTCCTCAAGGGGGAAATCCGCGAAAGAATGAGCCGTTTGTTCCGGGAAAAGACCGGAAGGCGGCCGATGATCATCCCTGTTATCATGGAAGTTGATAGGGAATAA
- a CDS encoding helix-turn-helix domain-containing protein, translating into MEELIKLLRDSRKEKKITLQDIAAQTKIKVSRLEAFEKGDFSVFAGEVYLKGAISSYAKAVGLDPARVLKIYQKAQVKVEQPPVDVARKVEKPRTKKRKGKNRILSVGLYTALALLFFVAIWVSIGKNMGRGPFANGDNRYDNAATQQADDDRNSAETGIEEKEKVGESKKAEIALENSSAYDTHWTFEGTDSLNVKIDFAGNCWIDLHVDGQNIHQENFHNGEELLLEVKESMRLRLGNPPVVKMFVNGIELEGLSDKNRPHNYHFSRKDV; encoded by the coding sequence ATGGAAGAACTGATAAAACTTTTGCGGGATTCCCGTAAAGAAAAAAAGATCACCCTTCAGGATATAGCCGCACAAACGAAAATAAAGGTTTCCCGACTGGAAGCATTCGAAAAAGGCGATTTCTCCGTATTTGCAGGAGAGGTTTATTTGAAAGGTGCTATCAGCTCCTATGCAAAGGCAGTGGGGCTGGATCCGGCCCGGGTATTGAAGATTTACCAGAAAGCCCAGGTGAAAGTTGAACAGCCTCCGGTTGATGTGGCCAGGAAAGTTGAAAAACCCAGGACCAAAAAAAGAAAAGGTAAAAACCGGATCCTGTCCGTAGGGTTGTATACTGCACTGGCCCTGTTGTTTTTTGTTGCTATCTGGGTCTCGATCGGGAAAAACATGGGTAGGGGGCCTTTTGCGAATGGGGACAATCGATATGACAACGCGGCTACCCAACAGGCGGATGATGATCGGAATTCTGCTGAAACCGGGATAGAAGAAAAGGAGAAGGTGGGGGAAAGCAAAAAGGCCGAAATAGCCCTGGAAAATTCCTCTGCATATGATACACACTGGACCTTTGAAGGTACGGATAGCCTGAATGTCAAGATCGATTTTGCCGGAAATTGCTGGATTGACCTGCATGTTGACGGTCAAAATATTCATCAGGAGAATTTTCACAACGGGGAAGAGCTTCTGCTGGAAGTTAAAGAGAGTATGAGACTGAGGTTGGGGAATCCCCCTGTTGTGAAAATGTTTGTCAACGGCATCGAACTGGAAGGCCTATCCGACAAAAACAGGCCTCACAACTATCATTTTAGCCGAAAAGATGTTTGA
- a CDS encoding undecaprenyl-diphosphate phosphatase, translating to MNTFAAILLGIIQGLTEFLPVSSSGHLVIFQKFLGIESPGMTMEIFLHFGTLLSIFWVFRKDFIALFSFYRDRTQKRFLMLLIIGVIPTGLIGLVFKSWVEQAFQSTLVVGLSLLVTGGILFLIRRIPPGKNDVSRMRIGDALWIGTLQGVAVIPGISRSGSTIAGALWRGLDRETAVRYSFILAAPVILGATILEAKDLIVCGIEKTLLSNYLVGGLFAFGFGVIAIKLFINLLQNRKFHYFSYYCWIVGGITVLLSLLLS from the coding sequence ATGAATACATTTGCAGCGATACTGTTGGGAATCATACAGGGACTGACCGAATTTTTGCCGGTTAGCAGCTCGGGACACCTGGTTATTTTCCAGAAATTCCTGGGTATAGAAAGTCCGGGTATGACCATGGAAATATTTCTTCATTTCGGCACGTTGTTATCCATATTCTGGGTTTTCCGCAAAGACTTCATTGCTCTTTTTTCTTTTTATCGTGATCGAACACAGAAGCGTTTTTTGATGTTGCTGATCATCGGGGTGATACCTACAGGATTGATAGGGCTGGTTTTTAAATCCTGGGTGGAGCAGGCCTTTCAGTCGACACTTGTCGTGGGGCTTTCTCTTCTGGTTACCGGTGGCATCCTTTTTTTGATCAGACGCATACCACCGGGGAAAAATGATGTCAGCCGTATGCGAATTGGCGATGCACTGTGGATCGGTACGCTGCAGGGTGTAGCGGTGATCCCCGGAATATCGCGCTCGGGGTCAACTATCGCCGGGGCTTTGTGGAGAGGGCTGGACCGTGAAACGGCCGTTCGCTATTCTTTCATACTTGCCGCGCCTGTTATCCTTGGTGCCACCATACTGGAAGCAAAGGATCTGATCGTGTGCGGCATTGAAAAAACTTTGCTATCCAACTATCTGGTGGGCGGTTTGTTTGCCTTTGGATTTGGTGTAATAGCCATAAAGCTGTTTATCAACCTTCTTCAAAATAGAAAGTTTCATTATTTTTCATATTATTGCTGGATAGTTGGAGGTATAACGGTATTGCTGAGCCTGTTATTATCATAA
- a CDS encoding translocation-enhancing protein TepA, with product MCPSPRRPKTYFQRPRGKFKQNKTDGRALDNIEKLGQTDIVSSNSNIHTISIIGQIEGHVVLPAQNKTTKYEHVIPQLVAIEHNPDIKGLLIILNTVGGDVEAGLAIAEMINTLSKPTVSLVLGGGHSIGVPVAVSTDYSFITETATMTIHPIRLTGFLLGVPQTYEYLDKMQDRVIRFVCSHSRMSEKKYRDCMFNTGQLARDIGTVLVGKDATQIGLIDEVGGLGQAVAHLESLIEAREKKGDGH from the coding sequence TTGTGCCCTTCACCCCGAAGGCCAAAAACATATTTTCAAAGGCCGAGAGGAAAATTCAAACAAAACAAAACGGATGGTCGGGCTCTCGACAATATAGAAAAGTTGGGTCAGACCGATATCGTAAGTTCCAACAGCAATATCCACACCATTTCCATCATCGGGCAGATAGAAGGCCACGTGGTTCTGCCTGCCCAGAACAAGACCACCAAATATGAACATGTTATCCCCCAGCTGGTGGCGATAGAACATAACCCCGATATCAAGGGATTGTTGATAATTTTGAATACGGTAGGCGGCGATGTTGAGGCCGGTCTGGCAATTGCCGAAATGATCAATACACTTTCCAAGCCGACAGTTTCCCTGGTCCTTGGCGGGGGGCACAGCATCGGTGTGCCGGTGGCCGTCTCTACCGATTATTCGTTTATCACGGAGACAGCCACGATGACAATCCACCCGATCAGGCTCACCGGTTTTTTGCTGGGAGTTCCGCAAACCTACGAATATCTGGACAAGATGCAGGACAGGGTCATCCGCTTCGTCTGCAGTCATTCCAGGATGTCTGAAAAAAAATATCGTGACTGCATGTTCAACACGGGGCAACTGGCCCGCGATATAGGTACCGTTCTGGTTGGGAAAGATGCAACACAGATAGGGTTGATAGACGAGGTAGGCGGCCTGGGGCAGGCGGTGGCTCATCTGGAAAGCCTGATCGAGGCGCGTGAAAAAAAAGGGGATGGTCATTGA